One window of Leptospira yasudae genomic DNA carries:
- the mreC gene encoding rod shape-determining protein MreC has protein sequence MLWFQLSRSKETVSLLFCVLFSILSLTFRSNVIVRGIASFQRVGDIVSGSIDSFGGFFKGAYNKLESFETVRKERDSCVAVMEDYKLLPQDLEKANRENDSLRKELRFQSRQKYASIKAEVLSVRLNSIYRTIIIDKGADAGLKPYMPVTARAVDQKGAIIEALVGKVIAVTGGSAVVQPLINSNFNMGVSMPDTNLWANLSGNSGRGTEALLNYIDSGIIIDPRVFGEYPMGPSEMIQYTESLSKIGKPVYTSGGGGVFPAGIPVGLITEEGQRNGSFKTAFLKPFVRFEMLESVTIILKLPEKWLETWPEGQNITIENPYFGELNYPGEDRQKENQSKNPLSPNGNKPQTNAPKNPSAAPSEDDLQ, from the coding sequence ATGTTATGGTTTCAGCTCAGCCGAAGTAAAGAGACGGTCTCACTCCTCTTTTGCGTTTTATTCTCCATTCTATCCTTAACGTTCCGAAGCAACGTAATCGTTCGAGGAATCGCCAGCTTTCAAAGAGTGGGCGATATCGTTTCGGGTTCCATCGATTCCTTCGGTGGATTTTTCAAAGGCGCTTACAACAAGTTAGAATCGTTTGAAACCGTCCGCAAGGAAAGGGATTCTTGCGTCGCTGTCATGGAAGATTACAAACTTCTTCCTCAGGATTTGGAAAAGGCGAACCGTGAAAACGATTCTCTCCGCAAAGAACTTCGCTTTCAAAGCAGACAAAAATACGCAAGCATCAAGGCAGAAGTTTTATCGGTTCGTTTGAACTCGATTTATAGAACCATCATCATCGACAAAGGCGCGGACGCGGGACTCAAACCCTATATGCCCGTGACCGCAAGAGCCGTGGATCAAAAGGGCGCGATCATCGAAGCCCTTGTCGGGAAAGTGATCGCCGTCACAGGCGGATCGGCCGTCGTTCAACCTCTCATCAACTCCAACTTCAACATGGGAGTTTCGATGCCCGATACGAATCTATGGGCCAATCTTTCCGGTAACTCGGGAAGAGGAACCGAAGCTCTTTTGAATTATATCGACAGCGGGATCATCATCGACCCGAGAGTGTTCGGAGAATATCCGATGGGCCCGAGCGAGATGATTCAATACACGGAGTCCTTGAGTAAGATCGGGAAACCGGTTTATACATCCGGAGGAGGCGGTGTTTTTCCCGCGGGAATTCCGGTCGGACTTATCACGGAAGAAGGACAACGAAACGGAAGTTTCAAAACCGCATTCTTAAAACCGTTCGTTCGTTTCGAGATGCTCGAAAGCGTAACGATCATTCTCAAGCTGCCCGAGAAGTGGCTGGAGACTTGGCCGGAAGGACAAAACATCACGATCGAAAATCCGTATTTCGGAGAACTCAATTATCCGGGAGAAGATCGTCAAAAAGAGAATCAATCCAAGAATCCTCTTTCGCCTAACGGGAATAAACCGCAAACCAACGCGCCTAAAAATCCTTCCGCCGCACCGAGCGAGGACGACCTGCAATGA
- a CDS encoding rod shape-determining protein — translation MIFDNLYALFSNDMGIDLGTANTLVHVKGQGIVLSEPSVVAVHAATGKVLAVGQEAKRMLGRTPGEIVAIRPMKDGVIADFETVEKMIRYFIAKVHNRTTFVKPRIVIGVPSGITEVERRAVRESAEQAGAREIFLIEEALAAAIGANIPINEPAGNMIVDIGGGTTEIAVISLGGMVIAESIRTGGDEFDEAIIKYLRNQYNLVVGERTAEDIKLTIGNAYPEKKAETMEVRGRDAISGLPRTLELESNEIRKALKEPTDEILDGIKRVLERTPPELASDIVERGIVLTGGGCLLRGLETYLSKETGVPVFRAENPLTCVVLGTGKYLDELKYIKPGIR, via the coding sequence ATGATATTTGATAATCTCTATGCCCTGTTTTCCAACGATATGGGAATTGACCTGGGGACGGCAAATACTCTGGTGCATGTTAAAGGACAGGGGATTGTTCTTTCCGAACCGTCCGTAGTTGCGGTTCACGCAGCGACCGGAAAGGTTCTCGCAGTAGGGCAGGAAGCAAAGCGTATGTTGGGTAGAACTCCCGGCGAAATCGTGGCGATCCGTCCGATGAAAGACGGGGTAATCGCAGACTTCGAAACCGTCGAAAAAATGATCCGTTATTTTATCGCGAAAGTGCACAACCGCACCACTTTCGTAAAACCAAGAATCGTGATCGGAGTTCCGTCCGGAATTACCGAGGTGGAACGACGCGCCGTTCGTGAATCGGCGGAACAAGCGGGCGCGCGCGAAATCTTCCTCATTGAAGAAGCGCTTGCCGCTGCGATCGGAGCGAACATCCCGATCAACGAACCTGCCGGAAACATGATCGTGGATATCGGCGGGGGAACCACGGAAATCGCCGTGATCTCTCTCGGGGGAATGGTAATCGCAGAATCCATCCGTACCGGCGGGGACGAGTTCGACGAAGCAATCATCAAATATCTCAGAAACCAATACAACCTGGTCGTCGGGGAAAGAACCGCGGAAGACATTAAGCTCACCATCGGAAACGCGTATCCGGAAAAGAAAGCGGAGACGATGGAAGTGCGCGGTAGAGACGCAATCTCCGGTTTACCGAGAACTCTCGAACTGGAATCCAACGAGATCCGCAAAGCACTCAAGGAACCGACAGACGAAATCTTAGACGGAATCAAACGAGTTCTGGAAAGAACTCCTCCCGAACTCGCATCCGATATCGTGGAAAGAGGAATCGTTCTGACCGGAGGCGGTTGCCTCTTAAGAGGACTCGAAACATATCTTTCCAAGGAAACCGGAGTTCCCGTTTTCCGTGCGGAGAACCCATTGACTTGTGTGGTTCTCGGAACCGGAAAGTATCTGGACGAGTTGAAATACATCAAGCCGGGAATTCGTTAA
- a CDS encoding Ppx/GppA phosphatase family protein, translating to MVQEKPLAAIDLGTNSFHMIIVRVRTNGTFEAIAREKESVRLGNRLQEGGPIDPDSFRRGIDCLKRFKILAESAGAEIRAVATSALREASNQEEFLEAAYQEAGISIDVVSGYEEARLIYFGILQGIPVFDRKIMMIDIGGGSTEILVGHRGNILFSKSFKLGAIRLTEKFFKEETLSNSDIRKCRLYIEEMLLPFRKILRDLKPDLVVGSSGTIQAIAGMILASRGETEEIPLNNFSFVTPEFKKIRNLILEADTSKKRAKIPGLDSKRADIIVGGTLILEEVFDLANVPALTVSEFALREGIVYDTIRKWEHFENTEHSKHLDDIRQTSVHNFMLSFSRDEEYSQRVADLSLQIFDQLKPLHKLGQEQRELLEAASLLHEIGQSISHSAYHKHSYYMIRNSEMLLGFTFLEIEIIALTARYHRKNTPKPKHREFNKLAEKNRTLVSQLSAILRISSALNRNRGGLVPTVTCRIEKNQIRFLLKTSKGYDPSLEIWAAEEQKTAFEETFGYSVEFAAAP from the coding sequence ATGGTTCAGGAAAAACCTCTCGCGGCCATCGACCTAGGCACCAATTCATTCCACATGATCATCGTTCGGGTTCGCACAAACGGAACCTTCGAAGCCATCGCAAGAGAAAAAGAATCCGTTCGCTTGGGCAATCGACTGCAAGAAGGCGGGCCGATCGACCCCGACTCGTTTCGAAGAGGAATCGATTGTCTGAAACGATTCAAGATTCTCGCGGAAAGCGCAGGCGCGGAAATTAGAGCGGTCGCTACGAGCGCGTTACGAGAGGCTTCCAATCAGGAAGAATTCTTAGAAGCCGCATACCAAGAAGCCGGTATATCCATCGATGTGGTGAGCGGCTATGAAGAAGCCCGTTTGATCTACTTCGGAATCCTACAGGGCATCCCCGTATTCGACCGGAAGATCATGATGATCGACATCGGCGGAGGAAGCACGGAAATTCTCGTGGGCCACAGAGGAAACATTCTCTTCTCCAAGAGTTTCAAGTTAGGAGCCATCCGACTCACCGAAAAATTCTTTAAGGAAGAAACCCTTTCCAACTCCGACATCCGAAAGTGCAGATTGTATATTGAAGAGATGCTTCTTCCCTTCCGCAAAATCCTGCGCGATTTAAAACCCGATTTGGTCGTGGGTTCGTCGGGAACGATTCAAGCGATTGCTGGAATGATTCTCGCGTCCCGGGGAGAAACCGAAGAAATTCCGCTCAACAACTTCTCCTTTGTAACCCCGGAATTCAAAAAGATCCGCAACCTGATTTTGGAAGCGGACACATCCAAAAAGCGAGCCAAGATCCCGGGACTCGACAGCAAACGCGCGGACATCATCGTGGGAGGAACGCTCATTTTGGAAGAAGTCTTCGACCTCGCCAACGTGCCCGCGTTGACCGTTTCCGAGTTCGCGCTCCGGGAAGGAATCGTGTACGACACGATCCGAAAATGGGAACACTTCGAGAACACCGAACATTCCAAACATCTAGACGACATTCGACAAACTTCGGTGCATAACTTTATGCTCTCGTTTTCCCGGGACGAAGAATATTCCCAAAGAGTCGCCGATCTGAGTCTGCAGATTTTCGATCAGCTGAAACCCCTGCATAAACTCGGACAGGAACAACGCGAACTTTTGGAAGCGGCCTCGCTTTTGCACGAGATCGGACAATCGATCTCCCATTCCGCATATCACAAACACAGTTATTATATGATCCGAAACTCGGAGATGCTCCTCGGCTTTACTTTTTTGGAAATCGAAATCATCGCTTTGACGGCGCGGTATCACAGAAAGAATACTCCGAAACCGAAACACAGGGAGTTCAACAAGCTCGCGGAAAAGAATCGGACCTTGGTGAGTCAGCTTTCCGCAATCTTGAGAATCAGCTCCGCGTTAAACCGAAATCGGGGCGGTCTCGTTCCGACCGTAACGTGCAGGATAGAGAAGAACCAGATCCGCTTTCTGCTCAAGACCAGCAAGGGATACGATCCTTCTTTGGAGATTTGGGCCGCGGAAGAACAAAAGACGGCGTTTGAAGAAACCTTCGGTTACTCGGTGGAATTTGCGGCGGCTCCGTAA
- a CDS encoding DUF1361 domain-containing protein, giving the protein MNMIRKYAHTMLLPLSLFISCALSLVLIELRIVLSGKQNYVFLKWNLILALIPVLIAYFLWFYYEVRKRSIDFFFVLLILVWLVFFPNSPYIVSDFIHLKSKPGIPLWFDILLIFSFAWNGLFSGYLSLRIIHNLLNDEFNAFVSWLFVSAVAPLSALGIYIGRFYRWNSWDIITNPLALYEDMIEILIRIRGNQKLFGILVLMSVSIFFGYLIIYALTRFSSHLKKNEA; this is encoded by the coding sequence ATGAATATGATACGCAAATACGCGCATACGATGCTTCTTCCGCTTTCTTTGTTTATATCCTGCGCACTCAGTCTTGTCTTAATCGAACTAAGAATCGTCTTATCCGGAAAACAAAATTACGTCTTTCTAAAGTGGAATCTGATCTTAGCGTTGATCCCGGTGTTGATCGCCTATTTCTTATGGTTCTATTACGAGGTCAGAAAGAGATCGATCGATTTTTTCTTCGTACTTCTCATTTTAGTTTGGCTCGTTTTTTTTCCCAATTCTCCGTATATCGTTTCCGATTTCATCCATCTAAAATCTAAACCGGGAATTCCGCTTTGGTTCGATATTCTGCTGATCTTTTCGTTTGCATGGAACGGATTGTTCTCCGGCTATTTATCCCTGAGAATCATCCACAATCTATTGAACGACGAATTCAACGCGTTCGTAAGCTGGTTGTTCGTTTCAGCGGTAGCGCCCCTCTCCGCGCTCGGAATATATATTGGAAGATTTTACAGATGGAATTCCTGGGATATCATAACAAATCCGCTCGCGCTTTACGAAGACATGATTGAGATTCTGATTCGTATCAGGGGAAATCAAAAATTGTTTGGAATTTTGGTATTGATGTCCGTATCGATTTTCTTCGGCTATCTGATCATCTATGCACTAACGCGATTCTCTTCACACTTGAAGAAAAACGAAGCTTAA
- a CDS encoding DUF4349 domain-containing protein yields MNSKWKLGSIVAGGVFLFLFFFRLAYGYAYGSRSSGMEVADNYRSFLGGENSFNKQNIASKKIRYENTGSAPKSVDQKYEKVATIESQSSDIKADEKKIRESINASGSVIQYENSSGLKQRKNRVVKLAVGVPPEKFDELVEQFKQIGKTLLLTIDKKDKTNEYKDLQAKKESLLKTRNSLNSLKSKGGRIDEFVTLENRILEIEDEIQKLGISLGEFDSENEFCTVLLTLYENKSSDEIGIFHRIKVALEWTIKYYLLLTSSLLFAALLIHYSFPLLEKIKDFVTKRIS; encoded by the coding sequence ATGAATTCAAAATGGAAACTCGGTTCGATCGTAGCAGGCGGCGTTTTTCTCTTCCTCTTTTTCTTTCGTCTCGCTTACGGATACGCATACGGCTCCCGATCTTCCGGAATGGAAGTCGCCGACAACTATCGCTCCTTTCTAGGCGGAGAAAACTCGTTCAACAAACAGAACATCGCTTCCAAAAAGATTCGCTACGAAAACACGGGGTCGGCTCCCAAAAGCGTGGATCAAAAATACGAAAAAGTCGCAACGATCGAATCGCAATCTTCGGACATAAAAGCGGACGAGAAAAAGATCAGGGAATCGATCAACGCGAGCGGGTCGGTGATTCAGTACGAAAACAGCTCCGGCCTGAAACAGAGAAAAAACCGAGTCGTCAAACTCGCCGTAGGCGTTCCTCCGGAGAAGTTCGACGAACTCGTCGAACAATTCAAACAGATCGGAAAAACACTGTTGTTGACGATCGATAAAAAGGACAAGACGAACGAATACAAGGACTTGCAGGCAAAGAAAGAATCCCTGTTAAAAACGAGGAACTCCTTAAACTCTCTTAAGAGCAAAGGAGGAAGAATCGACGAATTCGTGACCCTCGAAAATCGAATCCTGGAAATCGAAGACGAAATCCAAAAGCTCGGAATCAGCTTGGGAGAATTCGATTCCGAAAACGAATTTTGCACCGTCTTACTTACGTTATACGAAAACAAATCCTCGGACGAGATCGGAATCTTTCATCGAATCAAGGTCGCACTCGAATGGACGATTAAATATTATCTTCTATTGACGTCTTCATTGTTGTTCGCGGCCTTATTGATTCACTATTCGTTTCCGCTGTTGGAAAAAATCAAAGACTTTGTTACGAAAAGAATTTCTTAA
- a CDS encoding DNA alkylation repair protein, translating to MNVDQVMKELKSMGSESVKKIFINHGAKGDVFGVKVGDLKKIQKKIKKDNELSLRLYKTGNVDAMYLAGLIADEKRIQKKDLQSWVKNAGSPMISECTVAWIAAESKYGWELAKEWIESDKESVASSGWSTLSSLLSIVPDDQIDPKEISKLLKRVENQIHKSQNRVRYCMNGFVIAVGGFYKALSEEALETAKKIGKVEVLMGNTACNVPDAPEYILKMKKMGKIGNKKKMARC from the coding sequence ATGAACGTCGATCAAGTGATGAAAGAATTAAAAAGTATGGGATCGGAATCCGTCAAAAAAATCTTTATCAATCACGGAGCCAAGGGAGACGTTTTCGGCGTAAAAGTGGGAGATCTCAAAAAGATTCAAAAGAAAATCAAAAAGGACAACGAACTTTCTTTGCGGTTATACAAAACGGGGAATGTCGATGCGATGTATCTCGCAGGTCTGATCGCGGATGAAAAACGGATTCAAAAAAAGGATCTTCAATCTTGGGTAAAGAACGCCGGTTCTCCCATGATCAGCGAATGCACGGTCGCATGGATCGCCGCCGAAAGCAAGTACGGATGGGAACTCGCCAAAGAATGGATCGAGTCCGACAAAGAAAGCGTCGCCTCTTCCGGTTGGAGCACTCTTTCGAGTTTATTGTCCATCGTTCCCGACGATCAAATCGATCCGAAAGAAATTTCTAAACTTCTCAAACGAGTGGAAAACCAAATTCATAAGTCGCAGAATCGGGTTCGCTATTGTATGAACGGATTCGTCATCGCAGTCGGCGGTTTTTATAAGGCGCTTTCCGAAGAGGCCCTCGAAACGGCAAAAAAAATCGGCAAGGTCGAAGTCCTGATGGGTAACACGGCGTGTAACGTCCCGGATGCTCCCGAATACATTCTGAAAATGAAGAAGATGGGAAAGATCGGGAACAAGAAAAAGATGGCGCGTTGTTAA
- a CDS encoding MBOAT family O-acyltransferase, which translates to MLFNSLNFLVFFIVFYVLYLRLGTLGQNRLLFFGGLFFYGFWKPEMVLLLLFCIAFNFAGGIRLGKAEGATKRRWFAFLIVLNLGILIFFKYILFLLSIWNDTLGVLSPSAAVKIPEILLPVGISFYTFHNISYLSDINSGKILPCTNFVRFGVYDLFFPLLLAGPIERPDSLLPQIENERTVTSEGFLSGAILFLWGIFKKVFIGDHLLLFTGRAMEPGMNLEPGMIFWIAFCFAFQVYADFSGYTDAARGLAKALGFRLSLNFNFPFISSSPAEFWKRWHISLSTWLRDYLYIPLGGNRVSLLRQNVNLMIVWVLGGLWHGATYGYLVWGCYCGLQVVGYNLFQKCVLKFVSSNIRILEWVLKVGGVLLTFWMFALGLLLFQVRSPGELWVLVLNASGGLYWNGIFAGKLVFLLLPLIVVEPWMIFAGGTDSFLDRIVNQPIRWIPLSFGIAVLFFLFGVFEKKEFFYFQF; encoded by the coding sequence ATGCTCTTTAATTCTCTGAATTTTCTCGTATTTTTTATCGTATTCTACGTCCTTTATCTGCGTCTGGGAACGCTCGGACAAAACCGTCTTTTGTTTTTCGGAGGATTGTTCTTTTACGGCTTCTGGAAACCGGAAATGGTTCTTCTTCTTTTATTCTGCATCGCGTTCAACTTTGCGGGCGGAATCCGTTTGGGCAAAGCGGAGGGCGCAACAAAACGAAGATGGTTCGCGTTTTTGATCGTTCTCAACTTGGGGATTCTGATCTTTTTTAAGTATATTCTGTTTTTATTAAGTATTTGGAACGATACTTTGGGCGTTCTGTCTCCGAGCGCCGCGGTGAAGATCCCGGAAATTCTTCTGCCAGTCGGAATTTCGTTTTATACGTTCCACAATATCAGTTATCTTTCGGATATAAACTCCGGAAAAATTCTTCCTTGCACGAATTTTGTCCGATTCGGAGTGTATGATCTCTTTTTTCCTTTGTTGCTTGCAGGTCCGATCGAAAGACCGGATTCCCTATTGCCCCAGATCGAAAACGAACGAACGGTTACGAGCGAAGGATTTTTGTCCGGAGCGATTCTTTTCTTATGGGGAATCTTTAAGAAGGTCTTTATCGGAGATCATCTTCTTCTTTTTACGGGAAGAGCGATGGAACCGGGAATGAATCTGGAACCCGGAATGATTTTCTGGATCGCGTTCTGTTTTGCCTTTCAGGTTTACGCGGACTTTAGCGGTTATACGGACGCGGCGAGAGGACTTGCCAAGGCTCTCGGTTTCCGTCTCTCTCTCAATTTTAATTTTCCGTTTATCTCTTCGAGTCCTGCCGAGTTTTGGAAGCGCTGGCATATTTCCTTGTCCACTTGGCTCCGCGATTATCTTTACATTCCGCTCGGAGGAAACCGTGTTTCCCTTTTAAGGCAGAATGTAAATCTAATGATCGTTTGGGTTTTGGGCGGGCTTTGGCACGGGGCGACCTACGGATATCTTGTTTGGGGCTGTTATTGCGGATTGCAGGTGGTCGGATATAACCTCTTTCAGAAATGCGTTCTCAAATTCGTTTCTTCGAATATTCGAATTTTAGAATGGGTTTTGAAGGTCGGGGGCGTTTTGCTCACTTTCTGGATGTTCGCTTTGGGCTTGCTTTTGTTTCAGGTTCGATCTCCGGGCGAACTTTGGGTTCTTGTTTTGAATGCCTCGGGGGGATTGTATTGGAACGGGATCTTTGCCGGGAAGTTGGTTTTCCTTTTGCTTCCGTTGATTGTCGTGGAGCCTTGGATGATCTTTGCCGGAGGAACGGATTCCTTTTTGGATCGGATCGTGAATCAACCGATTCGATGGATTCCTTTGTCCTTCGGGATTGCCGTGTTGTTTTTTCTCTTCGGCGTATTTGAGAAAAAGGAATTCTTTTACTTTCAATTTTAG